A portion of the Streptomyces platensis genome contains these proteins:
- a CDS encoding DUF3039 domain-containing protein, with translation MSTLEPERGAGTGTLVEPTPQVSHGDGDHERFAHYVQKDKIMASAVDGTPVVALCGKVWVPGRDPKKYPVCPMCKEIFESMGTGGDKDKGGKDGGKK, from the coding sequence ATGAGCACTCTTGAGCCCGAGCGCGGGGCAGGTACGGGGACCCTCGTAGAGCCGACACCGCAGGTGTCGCACGGCGACGGTGACCACGAGCGCTTCGCCCATTACGTCCAGAAGGACAAGATCATGGCGAGCGCGGTCGACGGTACCCCCGTCGTCGCGCTGTGCGGCAAGGTCTGGGTCCCGGGTCGCGACCCGAAGAAGTACCCGGTCTGCCCCATGTGCAAGGAGATCTTCGAGTCCATGGGCACCGGTGGCGACAAGGACAAGGGCGGCAAGGACGGCGGCAAGAAGTAG